One stretch of Bacteroidota bacterium DNA includes these proteins:
- the hemH gene encoding ferrochelatase, producing MNSKKEKIAVVLLQLGGPDSLESVEPFLYNLFCDPDIIDIPGAFLFRKSLARLISSRRAPKVQELYKRIGKRSPIFKQTTLQAKSLLGSLREKGYNVDVHIAMRYWHPLTAEIVKNVMASKPDRIVLLPLYPHYCKATTGSSVNEWKRAVKELKLPSIPTTLVDHYYDHPLYIDAIVKRIRCALNRVPNNERSKVQIVFSAHGTPMKLVRDGDPYSHHIRKTYELVVERGQFGLPHMLCFQSKVGPQKWLTPSLTGTIERLGHEGATHLLVVPIAFVTDHIETLSEINIEARDEAMKLGVKYYDMMPALLTDELFIGCLSDLVEKKLAAK from the coding sequence ATGAATAGTAAAAAAGAAAAAATTGCCGTTGTGCTGCTTCAACTGGGGGGACCGGACAGTCTTGAATCGGTAGAACCATTTCTCTATAATTTGTTTTGTGATCCGGATATCATTGATATTCCAGGAGCATTTCTGTTTCGGAAATCATTGGCCCGTCTCATTTCATCCCGTCGTGCACCCAAAGTACAGGAATTATACAAACGGATCGGCAAAAGATCTCCAATTTTCAAACAGACGACACTTCAGGCAAAGAGTTTATTGGGATCATTAAGAGAGAAGGGGTATAATGTTGATGTGCATATTGCGATGCGATATTGGCATCCTTTGACAGCCGAGATTGTAAAAAACGTTATGGCATCAAAACCAGATCGGATCGTGTTATTGCCTTTGTATCCGCATTATTGTAAAGCAACGACCGGGTCAAGTGTGAATGAGTGGAAACGCGCAGTGAAAGAATTAAAGCTTCCGAGTATTCCCACGACTCTTGTTGATCACTATTACGATCACCCACTTTATATAGATGCCATTGTAAAGCGGATACGCTGCGCGCTAAACCGTGTGCCGAATAACGAAAGATCAAAAGTGCAGATTGTGTTCAGTGCTCATGGCACACCAATGAAATTAGTCCGCGATGGTGACCCTTATTCGCATCATATCCGAAAAACGTACGAACTGGTTGTAGAGCGCGGACAATTTGGACTTCCCCATATGTTATGTTTCCAAAGTAAGGTCGGCCCGCAAAAATGGCTGACCCCTTCATTGACCGGAACAATCGAACGATTAGGACATGAGGGAGCAACACATCTTCTTGTTGTGCCGATTGCATTTGTTACCGACCATATCGAAACTCTTTCCGAAATCAACATCGAAGCGCGAGATGAGGCAATGAAATTAGGAGTGAAATACTACGACATGATGCCCGCGTTGTTAACGGATGAACTGTTTATCGGATGTTTATCGGATCTTGTAGAGAAAAAATTAGCTGCAAAATAA